Proteins from a genomic interval of Desulfovibrio piger:
- a CDS encoding acyltransferase domain-containing protein → MQRPESCGASAALELWPLAGREGADSGESCRLLLEEASRLPQLRGKAPRLVLSPAGSGQATAAALDMLRPLAAGLWPGLEPEALPAVPGPGDLARLAGGDRPVLLLQPRPEGPWEGMLLARKDDVAAPAPEAAVVSMPDMPAPSCEPGEGEIACDGVRFADLPHGGAIWHAGSVVPAWRQELLALGARPDAAALEAMGQRGIWLHPQGDVPPLAVMCCGQGAVWPGMGRELYDHFPAARAAMDRIARAADWDVLALLDETDVEKIGLTRWQQPYLFLLEYAQWSHLASLGLRPSLICGHSLGELIALCLAGVYEPEVAWYILDTRSTHMAELEARATRETGMMAVPAEASVIEEARKTWPQLYVSNYNSPRQFIISGPRDVLLEARKSLRKRRIPAIMLNVSLAFHHPSMRVLRDMSLRRLNALAMQAPQIPMLSCITTRPYPDDQPGICEHIGDLDENSVRWVECVQAMWQRDGIRHFVEVGPQDTLCGLVNDIEPQALCLAAGRKGKEAEGMRQTCARLYALGHLTHDGVARHRQRWLDAAPAPAASAEAPAAPAARAAAPARDELPEAARKVLEILAAACGRDADSLKPEMDLRYDLALRSSRFPLIVQEVEEELGISVDFEALLHVATVGDLLRVLASLAPAEREPGEVAPLSAPQHGSGEDLPPLCCFDLGCCDEDGRPLPLVLDPAARGMGAHAGDVLAVWGPDAQALPLAELLGSLAPLGMTFALPDAALEDCLSLEQLGGHLYGLPALTALTALPETVHRACGRLDGILLCAPADRALAADEMEALCRSAKACGVRYVYALRWLHAGDAAHAAPWQEAGEAAARELDLPWRVVCVDDGGRPPIPRELGDLLARALTHGTSDRVLWRRAPADAPVRDWQWLERPELFPRVFSAAVAHEAMPWPEAARPSSRQMLACAQFSRYADPRLAGHGALPQDGQPWLPLSELLQTMLESGRLQLPWLEPTGFSDLRFAAPLPLPEAVTRECRITARSQSWLLQDGVMTRMCHVRLQSRDLAPNLRRINHFSPLARGMVFLAAAAGSLPPLWDGEMTVTGPDLPLKDFYAGCGMAEGWRLLEELAPAGDDLWQGRFDGMAQGIAPAGKSGYCSLLSAVDAILQAACRIMEETVPGAELAGGRLLWPQGWRLSGIGFIRFADAGLLCGARMPWRIQLRRGWDDERLQRYDAQVVDADGRVLLTLHQMEFEKDVRPQEGAGA, encoded by the coding sequence ATGCAACGACCCGAATCTTGCGGAGCGTCTGCGGCTCTCGAACTTTGGCCCCTTGCCGGGCGCGAGGGCGCCGACAGCGGCGAGTCCTGCCGCCTGCTCCTCGAAGAAGCTTCCCGCCTGCCCCAGCTCCGGGGCAAGGCCCCCCGTCTCGTCCTCAGTCCCGCCGGCAGCGGGCAGGCCACAGCCGCCGCGCTCGACATGCTCCGTCCTCTGGCTGCCGGGCTTTGGCCCGGTCTTGAGCCCGAGGCCCTTCCGGCTGTCCCCGGTCCCGGCGATCTGGCCCGGCTGGCCGGTGGAGACCGTCCTGTCCTGCTCCTCCAGCCCCGCCCCGAAGGCCCCTGGGAAGGCATGCTGCTTGCCCGCAAGGATGACGTGGCGGCTCCTGCGCCGGAGGCTGCCGTGGTGAGCATGCCCGACATGCCCGCACCGTCCTGTGAGCCCGGAGAAGGGGAGATCGCCTGTGACGGCGTGCGCTTCGCCGACCTGCCGCACGGCGGGGCCATCTGGCACGCAGGCTCCGTGGTGCCCGCCTGGCGTCAGGAACTGCTGGCCCTCGGGGCCCGTCCCGATGCCGCGGCCCTCGAAGCCATGGGACAGCGGGGCATCTGGCTGCATCCGCAGGGCGACGTGCCGCCGCTGGCCGTCATGTGCTGCGGCCAGGGGGCCGTCTGGCCCGGCATGGGCCGCGAGCTCTACGACCACTTCCCGGCGGCCCGGGCCGCCATGGACCGCATCGCCCGCGCCGCCGACTGGGACGTGCTGGCCCTGCTGGACGAGACCGATGTGGAAAAGATCGGTCTGACCCGCTGGCAGCAGCCCTACCTCTTTTTGCTGGAATACGCCCAGTGGAGCCACCTGGCCTCGCTGGGACTGCGGCCTTCCCTCATTTGCGGGCACAGCCTGGGCGAGCTCATCGCCCTGTGCCTGGCCGGCGTCTACGAACCGGAAGTGGCCTGGTACATCCTGGACACCCGTTCCACCCACATGGCCGAACTGGAGGCCCGCGCCACCCGCGAGACCGGCATGATGGCCGTGCCCGCCGAGGCCTCGGTCATCGAAGAGGCCCGCAAGACCTGGCCCCAGCTCTACGTCTCCAATTACAACTCCCCGCGCCAGTTCATCATCAGCGGCCCCCGCGACGTGCTGCTGGAGGCCCGCAAGAGCCTGCGCAAACGCCGCATCCCGGCCATCATGCTCAACGTGAGCCTGGCTTTCCATCACCCCAGCATGCGCGTGCTGCGCGACATGTCCCTGCGCCGCCTCAATGCCCTGGCCATGCAGGCGCCGCAGATCCCCATGCTCAGCTGCATCACCACGCGCCCCTATCCCGATGACCAGCCCGGCATCTGCGAGCACATCGGCGACCTGGACGAGAATTCCGTGCGCTGGGTGGAATGCGTGCAGGCCATGTGGCAGCGCGACGGCATCCGGCATTTCGTGGAAGTGGGCCCGCAGGATACCCTGTGCGGTCTGGTGAACGACATCGAGCCGCAGGCCCTGTGCCTGGCTGCCGGCCGCAAAGGCAAGGAGGCCGAAGGCATGCGCCAGACCTGCGCGCGCCTCTATGCCCTTGGCCATCTGACGCATGACGGCGTGGCGCGGCACCGGCAGCGCTGGCTGGATGCGGCCCCCGCTCCGGCCGCCTCTGCGGAGGCCCCTGCCGCCCCGGCGGCGCGCGCGGCTGCTCCGGCCAGGGACGAGCTGCCCGAGGCCGCCCGCAAGGTACTGGAGATCCTGGCCGCTGCCTGCGGTCGTGACGCGGATTCCCTGAAGCCGGAGATGGATCTGCGCTATGACCTGGCCCTGCGCTCCAGCCGCTTCCCGCTCATCGTGCAGGAAGTGGAGGAAGAGCTGGGCATCAGCGTGGATTTCGAGGCCCTGCTGCACGTGGCCACCGTGGGCGACCTGCTGCGCGTGCTGGCCAGCCTTGCCCCGGCGGAAAGGGAGCCCGGAGAGGTCGCTCCCCTGAGCGCGCCGCAGCACGGCTCCGGTGAAGATCTGCCGCCCCTGTGCTGCTTCGATCTGGGTTGCTGCGACGAAGACGGCCGGCCGTTGCCTCTGGTCCTCGATCCGGCCGCCCGGGGCATGGGTGCCCACGCCGGTGACGTGCTGGCTGTCTGGGGGCCCGATGCCCAGGCATTGCCTCTGGCCGAGCTGCTGGGGTCGCTGGCTCCTCTGGGCATGACCTTTGCCCTGCCTGATGCCGCGCTGGAAGATTGTCTGTCGCTGGAGCAACTGGGCGGCCACCTGTACGGCCTGCCCGCGCTGACGGCCCTCACGGCCCTGCCCGAGACCGTGCATCGTGCCTGCGGGCGCCTGGACGGCATCCTGCTGTGCGCACCCGCGGACAGGGCGCTGGCCGCTGACGAGATGGAAGCGCTGTGCCGCTCGGCCAAAGCCTGCGGTGTGCGCTATGTCTATGCCCTGCGCTGGCTGCATGCCGGTGATGCGGCCCATGCGGCCCCCTGGCAGGAAGCCGGTGAAGCGGCCGCCCGTGAGCTGGACCTGCCCTGGCGGGTGGTCTGCGTGGACGACGGCGGACGGCCTCCCATCCCCCGCGAACTGGGCGACCTGCTGGCCCGTGCCCTGACGCACGGGACGTCCGACAGGGTGCTCTGGCGGCGCGCCCCGGCCGATGCCCCCGTCCGTGACTGGCAGTGGCTGGAGCGGCCCGAGCTCTTCCCCCGTGTGTTTTCCGCCGCTGTGGCGCACGAGGCCATGCCCTGGCCAGAAGCCGCCCGGCCTTCTTCCCGCCAGATGCTCGCCTGCGCGCAGTTCTCCCGCTATGCCGATCCGCGTCTTGCCGGGCATGGTGCCCTGCCGCAGGACGGCCAGCCCTGGCTGCCCCTGAGCGAACTGCTCCAGACCATGCTGGAGAGCGGTCGTTTGCAGCTGCCGTGGCTGGAACCCACCGGGTTCTCCGACCTGCGCTTTGCCGCGCCCCTGCCCCTGCCCGAGGCCGTGACCCGGGAGTGCCGCATCACGGCCCGTTCCCAGTCCTGGCTGCTGCAGGACGGCGTGATGACGCGCATGTGCCATGTGCGCCTGCAAAGCCGCGATCTGGCCCCCAACCTGCGGCGCATCAACCATTTTTCGCCTCTGGCACGGGGCATGGTCTTCCTGGCCGCTGCCGCGGGGAGCCTGCCGCCCCTGTGGGACGGCGAGATGACCGTTACCGGCCCTGATCTGCCTCTGAAAGACTTCTACGCGGGCTGCGGCATGGCGGAAGGCTGGCGCCTGCTGGAAGAGCTGGCTCCGGCGGGCGATGACCTGTGGCAGGGCCGCTTCGACGGCATGGCGCAAGGCATTGCCCCGGCTGGCAAATCCGGCTATTGTAGCTTGCTGTCCGCTGTGGACGCCATTTTGCAGGCAGCCTGCCGTATCATGGAAGAGACCGTCCCCGGGGCGGAGCTTGCCGGAGGACGTCTGCTCTGGCCGCAGGGCTGGCGTCTGAGCGGCATCGGCTTCATCCGTTTCGCGGATGCGGGGCTGCTGTGCGGTGCCCGGATGCCCTGGCGCATCCAGTTGCGCCGCGGCTGGGACGATGAACGTCTGCAGCGCTATGACGCCCAGGTCGTGGATGCGGACGGCCGGGTGCTGCTGACATTGCACCAGATGGAATTTGAAAAGGATGTCCGGCCGCAGGAAGGCGCCGGTGCCTAA